The sequence ATTCTATGGATTTTGGGATACTTTCAGCAACCGGCAAAGGCTTGGTGGGTTTACAGGCTTGTGCCGCTTCCCGCTGCCGCTTGCGGCGCTCTTTTCTAGTTTCGGAAGCCATTGGATGCTCACAGGATTAGTCTGTAAACAGACCAATCGGTCAATGGCATTCTAAGCGGATAAAAACCACAAGAAGATTTGCTGTTGACTCCACACTAATGTTTCATCACGAGCCGTCAGGCTCTGTGGTTATGAGTAAGTTTTGCAGTTCGTAACCGAGTAAATCGCCAATCCGTTCGATGCTGACATCGGCCGGCGGGTAGCTGGACAGAATCTTCGGATCGTGGGCGTAATGTCCTTGCCGGGGGAAAACAGTTGTCACTCGTGAATCCCAACTCTTTTTGACCGCGGCCAGAATGCGCAGTTTGTCATCCACCAACACGTAATGTTTGGCGGGATAACGTCGCTCAACTTCAGCCAGTTCGTGTTCTTTGTGAACGTAAATGAGAACGTTGCCGCCGACCGCTTCGAATAGACCGGAGCGATCCACTTTGCGCGGCTGAAAAACCACGTCGCCATCCGACAGGATGACGGCCGGTCCCCATTGCTTGACGTGCTCCACAACATCAAGCGAGTTCGGAAAGAGCCGGTTCGCGAAGGGATAGTCCACCAGGAAGCGGGACACCTCGAAGAGACGCGGGTCGTGCGGCTGCTCGCTCCGGTAGCGTTGCAGCGCGCCAAGGTAATCGGCGTAACCAAGCTCAGTCCGCAACTGCTCGAAGATGGCCCAGTAGCGTTGCGCCCGCTCCGGTCCGACCCTGCTGTCAAGGTGGCGTTTGAGGTCGGCGGTCACGCGGTCGTTGTCGAGCAGGGTATTGTCCACGTCGAACAGAAAGACGATTGGATGAATTGTTTCGCTCATGATGATTGCATTGTCGTGCGAGGTTTCCCGGCGCGCAACACCCGCAAGGAGAACCCTCGACCGTTCTCGAACGGTTCGACGGTGGCGGTAATTTCGAGCACTGGATAACGCACGGTCGCCAACCCATAACTCTTGTACGTCGCCGCGAACAGTTCAGTTTCCACCATGCCCGTCCAATCCGCCAGCGTCAGAAATTTCATCGGCTCGCCGGTGATTTGATGATGGACGCGCTGTTCAATCACCAATCCGCAAGTGACGACTTCTTCGCCGACGTGTTCACCCAGTCGCGCCACCGGGCAATACGTTTCCCACGCGACGTTGTTGTAAAGTTCAAGCGGATGTCCGCTCGCGGTGAAGCCGAGCAATTCCGTTTCCCATTCCAGACGCTCGCGCCGCGTCGGCTCGCGGAGCAGGGAGGGATTTTGGACGAGGAAATCAGAAACCGCGTCTGCGCCGGCATCAAAATCAAATTCCAGGTTCCGACCTTTGATTTCGGATTTCGGATTTCGGATTTCGGATTTCACGAGACGCTGCGCGTCCCAAAATTGCGCCGTGCGCGCCTGCCCGAACTCGTCGAAAGCACCCACCCGGATCATGGACTCGATTTCCTCCGGCGACGGCAACACACGGCAATAAAAATCGCGGAGCGAATCGAACGGGCCGCGTTCGCGTTCGCGAAGAATCGCGTCCTTGGTTTTTTCAGCAAGACCTTTGACGCGAAGCAGCGGCACGCGGATGGTGTTGCCGTGCGGCGCAAAGGCCGGTCCAGGTTCGTTCGCCGATGGCGGCAACAGCTTCAATCCGAGCCGATGACATTCGAGGACATAGACGAGCGGATTGTAGAAGCCCTTGCCGTTGGTCAGCACGGCGGCCATGAATTCAGCAGGGAAGTAGCGCTTGAGCCACGCCGATTGGTACGCCTCGACGCCATACGCGGTGCTGTGCGCTTTGCAGAAGGCGTAACCCGCGAAGCCGGTCACGAGTCCCCACACTTCGACGGTCTTCTCCGGCGAGTGACCGCGCGCCAAAGCAGATGCAAAAAACTCGCCGCGAATTTCCTCGATGACGGCGCGCTTTTGTTTGTTGAGCGCACGGCGGAGCACGTCGGCGCGGCCCGGTGGCAAGCCGGCGAATGCTTCGCAGAGTTGCAGGATATGTTCCTCGTAAACCACCAGTCCGTAGGTGCTCCGCAAGCACGCTTCCAACGACGGATGCGGATAGGTCACCGGTTCAAGACCCTGATAGCGCCGCGTGAACGACAACTTCTTGCCTTCGTTGGCTGCGCCGGGCCGGATGACGCTGACGATGGCAATGAGGCCGTCAATCTC is a genomic window of Verrucomicrobiota bacterium containing:
- a CDS encoding HAD family hydrolase, giving the protein MSETIHPIVFLFDVDNTLLDNDRVTADLKRHLDSRVGPERAQRYWAIFEQLRTELGYADYLGALQRYRSEQPHDPRLFEVSRFLVDYPFANRLFPNSLDVVEHVKQWGPAVILSDGDVVFQPRKVDRSGLFEAVGGNVLIYVHKEHELAEVERRYPAKHYVLVDDKLRILAAVKKSWDSRVTTVFPRQGHYAHDPKILSSYPPADVSIERIGDLLGYELQNLLITTEPDGS